In Patescibacteria group bacterium, the genomic window AAAAGCAAATATCAGTAAAATACCCGTTTGTGGAGCCATAATGCTAGCTCTTTACGAAAAATTATCAAAAGCTGGCTACATTTCTTTAGTACAACTCTATGCAAAAGAAGATATGAAAGCAATCGAGAACGGCACAAAACTTTGCTCAACACTTCATAAGCACTTTCCTGAAGATAAGCGGTGGGCAATAAAAATCGAAAATAAATATTTTTGATTGGCGACTGTGACATCATATAACAGCGTGTATGCGGTTCCGCTACGCTCCACCCATATTGCTCCCTACGGTCGCAACATCGCATACACGCGAACGTTAACTGAAATTTGTGCCTTTAATATAAATCACTATGGCAACCCTTGAAGAATTACAACTTGAAATCGAAGAAATTATAAAGCGGTGGCAAAAAAGGTAGGCACAAATTCACATCGCCTAACACGGCGTATGCGGTTCCACAAAAGGAAAAACTAACTCACACGTTAGTACTGGTACACCTAGTCAGTCCACTAACCCCATGTTTGAAGCCGCTGAAACATGTGGGTTAGTGATGAGCTGATTCTATTCAACTTTTTTTTCAGTGATCCTTTTTTAATTGCTTTTAATTTAGTAGACGATAAATAATTTTTAGGACTAATCACTGTTTTACCAGTTTGTTTATCAAGTTGTTTACGAGCATGACCAGCAATAGTACCACCCTTTTTCGCGGCATGAGCATTTTTATTAAAACCTTCAGCTTGATCAATTGTTTCTTGAAGACGTTCATAACCAACTTTGGCGAGCCAGACTTTGAATGGTTCAGCCTTTGGTGATGGAATACTTTGAATAATTCTTAACATACTCTCAACATCTGCCACATCTGTTTCACGTTTTTTACCGTCTTTGGAGATCAATCTCAACTGGTTACAGTTTGTAACCACTTCACTACCCTCATTGTTTAAGCGGTTTTTCATGACTTTCCAATAATTTCTTGGATCATTACTATCAGATAGTATACCGACTACATCAACCACGCTAAAATACCATTTTTCCTCAGATTTAGCCCAAATCCGACGAATTTGAACAGTCTAGTCAAATGTGGTAACCTACTATGTATTATGAATACATCAACCCTCAAAAAGCTAACCCCAGCCTTACGACAACATATAATTCAACCAACGGCTAAGTCTAAAGGCAAAAAATCTGGCGCGGTCAGTGAGTTTGCTAAGAACACACTGCTTCATTGTAATGGCGGCAGTACCTTACAGGCGGCTTTATGGTTAAAAGATCATCTGGATAACGGTGGTAAACTAGTCATTACTTTGGCTGGAGCACTAAGTTCATTTGAAGTTGGTGTGATGCTGGCCGAATTGATTAGGCAAGACAAAGTCCATCTAGTGTCTGCGACTGGGGCTAATCATGAAGAATCATACTATCGCTATGTGGCTCATTCTCATTACGCTAATATCCCTCGCTACACTGAGCTTACTCCTGAACAGGAAGCTGAATTACGCGATGCCGGTTTGCGCCGCATTACTGATACTTTCTTACCAGAAGATGAATCGGTGCGCATTATGGAACCGCATTTGTTAAAAATGTGGCAAACTGCCCAACGCACTGGACAACGCTTCTTTCCGCATGAATATTTCCGCAGACTATTTGCCGAAAAATTAATTAAACCAGATCGTTTAGCTAAAACCGAAGATTGTTGGGCCTATGCCGCATATAAAAAAGATATCCCAATTGTGATTCCTGGGTTTGAAGATTCTACGATGGGTAATATTTTTGCCAGCTATACTTATGGTGGCAAATATCGGCAAGGTAAAAACCCGATTGTGCTCGACCCAATGATTATGAAAACCGGTCTAGAATATTTTACCTTCCTGTATGATTGGTACATGGAAACCGCGGCTAAACATCCGGTGGCTTTCTTACAATTAGGCGGTGGTATCTCAGCTGACTTCCCAATTTGTGTGGTGCCTTCATTGAAACACGATCTTGGTCTACATAAACAAGTGCGCGATTGGGCTGGTTTTATAGAAATTGGTTCTTCACCAATGTCTTATGGTTCATACTCTGGCGCTGGTGGTAAAGAAAAAATCACCTGGGATAAATTATCCACTAAGAGTTATTATCAAATCATTCAAAGTGACGTCACCGTGGTCTTCCCGTGGATGGCCGCGCTACTGTTGGGGAAATAAGAGACCTCTCCCCAATCTGTCTTTGACAGATGTCCCCTCTCCTTCCGTAGGAGAGGGGGTTTTTATGTAAACATTTATTTTAATTATTTCGTAGAAACGTGCCGCTGGCACGTCTCTACGAAAAACGTGTTACAATTTCCCCGGAAAATAAAACGACCCGATCATTTTATAGACTAACTTGGCCGCCAGAAAATCTGGAGCGCGCAGGCCGCCAATCGGCATAAACTCCATCACATCGGCACCAATGACCGTTTTGTGTTTGGCTACCGCGCGCACTAAACCTAAGACATCATACCAATTCAAACCACCTGGTTGTGGTGTACCAGTTGAGGGCATGATACTCGCATCAAACACATCAATATCTATGGTAATATAAACATTTTTCTTGAGGGTTTTGAGGATTTTATCTAACGGCACTTTAGGCGCTAAAAACATAGTATGGTTCTTTGAAAATTTCTGGTGTTGGGCTGCATCATCACTGGCGACAGACCGGATACCAACTGAAGTGACACTATCGGCACATTCAATACTACGACGCATAACACAGGCATGATTAAATTTTGTACCTTCAAAACTATCCCGAAAATCGGCATGGGCATCTAAATGCAAGACTGAGACATTTTTGTAAAACTCACAGGCGGCTTTAACGGCACCGTAGGTTAAAGAATGTTCTCCACCAAAACTAAAAGGAAATTTTTTTGCTTGATAGATTTGTTTCACGGCTTTATATACTTCATCCATCATGTCTCCCGGATGATCCAG contains:
- a CDS encoding Bro-N domain-containing protein, with the protein product MRRIWAKSEEKWYFSVVDVVGILSDSNDPRNYWKVMKNRLNNEGSEVVTNCNQLRLISKDGKKRETDVADVESMLRIIQSIPSPKAEPFKVWLAKVGYERLQETIDQAEGFNKNAHAAKKGGTIAGHARKQLDKQTGKTVISPKNYLSSTKLKAIKKGSLKKKLNRISSSLTHMFQRLQTWG
- a CDS encoding deoxyhypusine synthase family protein, producing MNTSTLKKLTPALRQHIIQPTAKSKGKKSGAVSEFAKNTLLHCNGGSTLQAALWLKDHLDNGGKLVITLAGALSSFEVGVMLAELIRQDKVHLVSATGANHEESYYRYVAHSHYANIPRYTELTPEQEAELRDAGLRRITDTFLPEDESVRIMEPHLLKMWQTAQRTGQRFFPHEYFRRLFAEKLIKPDRLAKTEDCWAYAAYKKDIPIVIPGFEDSTMGNIFASYTYGGKYRQGKNPIVLDPMIMKTGLEYFTFLYDWYMETAAKHPVAFLQLGGGISADFPICVVPSLKHDLGLHKQVRDWAGFIEIGSSPMSYGSYSGAGGKEKITWDKLSTKSYYQIIQSDVTVVFPWMAALLLGK
- the speB gene encoding agmatinase; translated protein: MIKYPIRSTFNFMGYPNPNWDKAKVVLLPIPYDATTSYQSGTRFGPEAMIAASTQLELYDEELGFETLEKVPVFTLDQMEPQLDHPGDMMDEVYKAVKQIYQAKKFPFSFGGEHSLTYGAVKAACEFYKNVSVLHLDAHADFRDSFEGTKFNHACVMRRSIECADSVTSVGIRSVASDDAAQHQKFSKNHTMFLAPKVPLDKILKTLKKNVYITIDIDVFDASIMPSTGTPQPGGLNWYDVLGLVRAVAKHKTVIGADVMEFMPIGGLRAPDFLAAKLVYKMIGSFYFPGKL